Within Halorubrum lacusprofundi ATCC 49239, the genomic segment GCGCCGCGCTCGTCGACGCGTGCCTCGACGACGGAACCGACGGCGACAACACGTGTGGACCGAACCCCGACACCGTCGCTGGCGGCGCATTCGAAGTGTTCTACGGGGTCAGCGACAACCCGAACGGGTGGTTCGACCGCACCCACGCTCGCGAGCGGGTGGGCTACGAGCCGGCCGACTCCGGGAACGCGATGACCGAGCCGCCGCGATAACCCGACAAAGACGCGGCGAAGTCCCAGAATCGCTGCCGTCTCGGGACCGTCGCCGGGTCACTCGTTTGCGAGCGCGTCCTCAAGCCGCTCGACCAGCGCCTCGTTACCGACGTAGAGCGGGATGCGGTCGTGGACGCCCTCGGACTCGACGTCGAGAATGTCGGTCTCACCGTTCGAGGCCGCCCCGCCCGCTTTCTCGACGATGTACGCGATCGGGTTCGCCTCGAAGGAGAGCCGGAGTTTCCCGTCCGGCGCGTCGACGAGGGCGGGGTACGCGAAGATTCCGCCGTAGGTGAGCACTTGGTTCACGTCTCCGACCATGGCGCCGCCGTAGCGGAGCTTCAGCTCGTCTTCGATCTCACGGGCGTAGGCGGTGAAGTCGTCCGGCCAGTCGGGGACGCGCCCGCCGAACCCGTACACGAGGGGGTCCTCGGGGAGCCGCAGGTCGTCCTCGACGACCGAACGGGAGACGCCGCCGTCACCGTCACCCTCAACTACCTCCTCGCGCACGCCGTCGTCGTCGGCGACGATCATCGTCGTGATGGGGCCGTAGAGCACGTAGCCGGCGGCGACGAGGTCGCGTCCGGTCGCAGGGAGCGGCGCGTCGTATACCCCGACGACGGTCCCCATCGCGTTGTTCGACCGGAGATTCGAGGAGCCGTCGAGGGGATCGATCGCGACCGCGTACGCGTCCTCGCCGACTCCGCCGCCGGCGTCGACGGCGGCCTCGCGCTCCTCACTGACGAACGAGCCGACGCCGTCGACCGCGGTCAGCGCGTCTGCGAGCAGTTCGTCCGCGTAGAGGTCGCCGGCCATGACGCTCTCGCCGGAGGGGTTGTCCGTCCCGCTCTCGACGCGTCGACCGGGGAGCGCGGCGCGGATCTCGGGGGCCGTGACCGCGACCGCGTCGAAGATCGCCTCGACGATCGGGTCAGTCTCTGTCATCAGTCGTCGTCGGCGATCGCGATCGCCTCGTCCAGCTCGACCTCCTCGAAGACCACGGCTTCGAGCGCGTCGAGGATACGCTCGGGGTCGTCGCGCTGGAAGACGTTCCGACCGACCGCGAGCCCGGTCGCACCCGCGTCGATCGCGTCTGCGACGTTCCGGAGGAACGCCTTGTCGTCGCGCATCGTGCCGCCGGACATCACAACTTTCGTGGGGCCGGCCATCCGGACGGCCTCGCCCATCGCCTCAGCGGAGCCGGGGTACTTCACCTTCACCACGTCGGCACCGAGCTCTAACCCGAGCCGGGCCGCGTACGAGATGGTGTCGGGGCTCGTGTCGTTTTTGACGCCCTGCCCGCGCGGGTACGACCACATGACGACGCCCATGTCGTGTTCACGGGCGCCCTCCTGAGCTGCCTTGAACTCCTCGGCCATCTCGACCTCGTGGTTCGAGCCGCCGTAGAGGGTGAAGCCGATCGCGTCGGCGCCGAGGTCGGCGGCGTACTCGGCCGAGCAGTTGACGGGGCTGTCGGGTTCGCCCATCCAGAGGCTCGAGGTACCGTTCAGCTTCAACAGGAGGTTCACGTCC encodes:
- a CDS encoding class 1 fructose-bisphosphatase, which produces MTETDPIVEAIFDAVAVTAPEIRAALPGRRVESGTDNPSGESVMAGDLYADELLADALTAVDGVGSFVSEEREAAVDAGGGVGEDAYAVAIDPLDGSSNLRSNNAMGTVVGVYDAPLPATGRDLVAAGYVLYGPITTMIVADDDGVREEVVEGDGDGGVSRSVVEDDLRLPEDPLVYGFGGRVPDWPDDFTAYAREIEDELKLRYGGAMVGDVNQVLTYGGIFAYPALVDAPDGKLRLSFEANPIAYIVEKAGGAASNGETDILDVESEGVHDRIPLYVGNEALVERLEDALANE
- a CDS encoding class I fructose-bisphosphate aldolase, whose amino-acid sequence is MLPHADDAISRDGKSLILAYDHGLEHGPVDFDPNPSTADPERLFELASHDAVTALAVQKGIAEAYYPDYEEDVNLLLKLNGTSSLWMGEPDSPVNCSAEYAADLGADAIGFTLYGGSNHEVEMAEEFKAAQEGAREHDMGVVMWSYPRGQGVKNDTSPDTISYAARLGLELGADVVKVKYPGSAEAMGEAVRMAGPTKVVMSGGTMRDDKAFLRNVADAIDAGATGLAVGRNVFQRDDPERILDALEAVVFEEVELDEAIAIADDD